The genomic window CACACATTGATAATCACACAAATGCAcgtaaataaaatacaaaacaaccAATCAacttaaaatcattaattttctaaCCTTCATCAACGCCTCGTTGAAGCTATCATCATAAGCATCAACTTGAAGGGACTTCCAAGATGATCCCGCATTCTCCTATATCCCATTTGTTACTCATTGTTTCAAACTCAAACATGAGCTCGGTGGAAGTGACCTCCTCTGCTTCACCTTGAAATATGTACAGGTGCTCTGTTAAAAGTGGATATATAGTATAGATTCCTGGACTATACGGAACACTGAGACCATTTTGTTTGTCCATGATGTCAACATGTACCATCAACGAACTCCCATCATCACCAGCTTCATCATTGTCACACTTAATCAGTACGATACAAGCCTTAAATCTCATGGATGTAGAAATAGGCCTCTCATTTAACTTGATGGTCAAGGAAGCTCCAGTAGTAGCTCGGTGAGTGAAGTATGCAGGCACTTCTGCACCGGGTAAGACCGCATCATTACTGGTCGGTATCTGGATGATGAAGTCTCTCGCTTCTTGATTCAGTTTGAAGCACTTAGCAAAATTAAGAAGACTCAAGGGATTGTTGTAAGAGCAATCTAGTGTCTCCAAGGACTCACAACCTTCAGCATTTATGATAGAGAGAGATTCTGGAAGCTGTGGGAGTGATAAAAGCTTTCTGCATTTGTAGAGTCTAAGTCCATGTAGACGAGAGATTTCTTTGATCCATGGAGCAACTTCTTGTATATCTTCTCCGAATTCTAGCCACGTTATGATGTCTAGAACATGCGAGAATTCCTTGAGTTTTTCGAAGTATGACATATGCAACACAGTGAGTCTAGACCAAGACTTGATTGATGAAGGCACTTCTTCTACTGCGGTTCCATCAAGATAGAGGCATTCAATGTTTGTGGAAATCTCAGGAAAACTTTTAAACTGCGAGCAATCGGTGAGATCAAGTCGTTCAAGAGATTTCAAGTTGATATTGCTCGGAAGAGCCTCTAACTTTTGGCATCTTGCCAAACTCAAAGTGAACAATAGATGAAGGTTTCCAATAGAAGAGGGAAGCTTCACCAGATTTGAGCAGTTGCAAAGGTTCAGCTCTTGGAGATTTGTGATGTTTCCAATAGATGAGGGAAGTTCCACTAAACTTGAGCATCCGCTAAGATCTAATCTCCACAGATTAGTGGCATGTCCAAAAGAAGAGGGAAGCTTCACCAGATTTGAGCAGTTATGGAGATTCAACACTTGGAGTTCACTGATGTTTCCAACAGATGAGGGAAGTTCCACTAAACTTGAGCATCCGCTAAGATCTAATCTCCACAGATTAGTGACATGTCCAATAGAAGTAGGGATCTCCACTAGACTTGAGCATTTACGGAGGTCTAAAATCTCGAGATTAGTGGCATTTCCGATAAAGGAAGGAAGCTTCACCAGACTTGAACAATTACTAAGAtcaagattttgaagattAATGGCATTTCCTATAGAAGATGGGAGCTCCACCAAACTAGAACAATTACCAAGATCAAGATTTTGGAGATTTGTGGCATTTCCCATAAAGGGAAGCTCCACTAGACTTGAGCATCCATTGAGGATAAATTTCTTGAGATTAGTGAACTTCACAATAGACAAAGGAAGCTTAAGCAGCCTTAAACATCCAAGATCCAAATTTTGGAGATTTATGGCATTCCCAATCGAAGAAGGGAGCTCCACCAAACTTGAGCACTCATTGAGATCTAAACTCTGGAGGCCAGTGACATTTTTGGTGAAGGAGGGGAGCTCCAAGATACTTGTACATCCATGGAGACACAAAACTTGTAGTTTGCCAAGTTTTCCAACACATGATGGGACCTTCACTAAACTTACGCAATATTTAAGAATTAACTCTTCAAGATTAGTGGCAGTTGAAAGATCAGGAAGCTCCTTCAGGCTTATAGAATAACTCAAATCCATCCACTTGAGATTTCTAAGCGCCTACAGATAGATAAAAACAGCATATAAGAACATCATGATACAAATAGTCATGAACACACATATAACACACTTCCATGCCATAACTCTGTAATAACTATAGAAAAAGTTCACatataaaactagaaaccATATTTTGCTTTTTGAGCTAAAATGTTGTACATTAGTTTCGAAAATATAGAtatgaaaaattgaatattgaaaattaCTTACTTTGCTTCCTTCCCAGAGTGTATGACACGTGCTAGAAGGCATGTTAAGTTCAACAAGAAACTCCGGATTAAAAGTAGAAGGCAAGCATAATCTCCTAAAATTTATCCAATGCAGTAATCTAATTTCTTGAAATTGATAGTTCAGATCTTGTAGTGCATTCACTGTGTCGGGATGAGCACAATTATTATCAGAAGATCTTACTACTGTGAGATTCGAAGAATGTCGAGCACAACTTCTACCATCAAATCTTATGAATTGGAGATTAGACATTCTTTGAAGACCTTTCTCACTTATGTTTGTAACTTCCTCCCCATTCTTAGATAAGTCAAAATCCATCCCTATAATACGTCGACTACTATCCTGAAAAAGAgccaaaagatatatataactagAGATGCTTAATTATCAAATCAACTTAATTCAATGAAAGATGGAATGTTAAAACTTACCATTGTCTCATCACTGAGGGCCtcacaaatctctctttcatcaaccaaaaaaagagattttctAGGGTCATTAGTTGATTGTGTATGAGCTATTTCTCTACCTAGTTGCACTAGCAAAGTATGCATCTCTGTCGCTCCCGTGCCTATATGTATGAGAGATTTTTCGGCTAAGACATAAAGCCCTTGCCTCACATCCAAGAACCTATCAGCAAGATGTTTTTCCACCTTCTTAATCTTTTGATAGTTGAAAAAGCAAGCtatacaaagaaacaaatctttgtCTTCATGACTTAAGGCCTCGTAGCTAAACATTAAAATGCTCTCAATTTTTCCATCAAGGCATGTCCTTAACCTTGGTAGTGTCCTTTTCCACTCCTGCTTGGACATTCCTCGTAAGGACGAGCCCATGACCTTCAATCCCAAAGGGAGCCCACCAGCAAGCTCAGTAACTTCCCGAGAAAGCTCATAGAAACCATTATAGGGATGCTTTTGACCAAAGGCATGCATACAGAAGATTTGAAAAGCCTCATCAGTTGATGAAAATTCTACTTTGTAAATATGGTTGATCCTATGAGCCATCAAAAGTCTTAGATTTTCTGTTGTGATGATAATCCGACTTCCAGGACCAAACCATCTAGTTTCTTTCGCCAATGCATCTAGTTGTCCTAACTGATCCACATCATCAAGTACTAGAAACACCTTCTTGTCTTTCAACCGTTCTTGTGCTACTCCTAAATGAGGAATCATGATGTCTTTCTGGTTGATCATCTTAgacaacattttgttttgaagttgCAACTGTACACTATATTCATCAAGACAAGGACTTGGATAACATTCTTTGATATTCACCATGATTGTGCTCAGTTGGAAACTCTTGGAGACTTGGCTTAACAGAAACCTAGCGATAGTGGTCTTACCAATCCCAGGCGGACCCCATATCCCAATCATCCTCACGTCATCTAAATCTAGGCGTAACAATGCTCGCATATTTTCCATATGAGCTCCCATTCCAATCAATGCTTCGAAATCCCTTGACGGTGTAGCATTAATCAACTTGTTTAATTAGAATATTCCAATCAATATTTTCGATCATGGCCGCTTCATTATCCCTAACATTGGAGGACATCAATATGTCAGTTAATTAGTCTAGTCATGAAAAGTATCATACGCATCCAAAAACATATGTAGTTGCATGTCTTGACTCTTTAAAAGCtacaaacaaatatagtttaatatgtttttaaatatttaaacgaGGGCAAGTAGAAATCCAAAGGGCTAACCAGTTGCTTGAATGGTAACCAGCGATTGTGGCCACACCCTCCAAAgcttttctccatctctttatCTCTTCCTTTGTTTTACCTTTGCAAGTTTCTTTGAAAACCTTCCCAAAATCTCCGGTCTGTTTCTTTATATGAGTTGGATCAACTTCATAGAAAATGGTTATCACTATTTGACCCAAGTCTTCCTTGCACTTCATAATCTCCACCAACTCGTTCATGCACCACGACGAAGAAGCATAGTTCCTCGAGAGCAAGACAATCGCAATCCTTGATCCTCTGATAGCTTCTACGAGCTCAGGACCGATTGACTTACTCCTCTCGATACTATTATCAATAAATGGGTCAATTCCCTTTCCTCTGAACGCCTCTAGGACGTGACTAAGAAAGGTTTTTCGAACATCTGCCCCATGGAAGCTCGGGAAGACTTGGTGCTTCCAAGTTCGAGACAAAGAAGATGGAGGAACTGATGAAGGGGACAAAGAAGCAGAATCATCTTCTCTGTTATCTTGTtggaatttgaatttttttaaaagggttAAGAAGCCTATTGCAGCTGCAAGAGTaccaaggaaaaaagaagaattcatTAGTAAGGTGAAAAAAGGATCTAAGACTAAGCATACATGGTAGAGGAAGGATTAACAAAGAGACGTTGTGTATATTGAATACAGATCGTTGACTCTGTTggtagagaaagagaagcttcATGGCTGTTACCTTTCACCATAAAAATTTATGGAAAATTTTGCTAAGGACAAATCGTGGTCCCTTTCATGTAGGGCTCCACCATTCATGTAATTTACTTGGAATCCAAATAATACACATCATATTCTCGATTATATACTAAAGAAGTCACGAGAGAAATTAAATTACGTATTAGTCAGCTTCCAGGATAGTTCATACTTCATACTACAGAGCAGATAAGTCATTCCTACTTTGCATAAGACAGTTCCAGTACCCGATAAGGCTACATATAATAATAGCTCCAAGAGAATACTGAGTTATTTCCTTAAACAGTGATTTAGCTCTAAACTTGTAGTAATGTGATCTAGTTCATCTTGTAGCAATGTTTTCTAGTTCATATAGATGAAGTCTAACAGTTCTTACATTTAACAATAGCAAACTACAGATAAAATCAAGTCATCAAACTATTGTCATACAAATTCTTGAAAATTATGATGAAGGTAATAATAAGATAATGATACTTCAAAGAAAATGTATCCTCAATATCAAAATCCTCGAACACAATTAAAATGTGAACACAAAAGCTGAGTGTTTTAgtctgaaaacagaaaatttgagGCATTAAgctcaaaagataaaaaactACAAGAGGCATGAGATAAAGAAGGCTTGACTGATTTACTCTTCATcgtcctcatcatcatcatcaccacctgCTCCATTCAATGCCTTGACTCTCTCGATCAACTTGTTCTTCCTCTCCTCGTAAGTAAGTTTCTTCAAGTTGTACCTGTTTTGTTAAATGGAAGACCAAATGAGACACCAATACACCAACAAGACAAGAATATAGATAGACTAGATTGATTCTGTTTCCCTACCTCTTGTGTTGCTTGGGAGCAGGTTTCACGGTTTTCTTTGGGTTGGGGTCAGCACGAATAGCTGCGTGAACCTTCTTGTACAACTCCTCAATGCTCTCAGCTTCAACTCCTTTCTTGATGTAAGCACTGAAGTGAGTTTGTAACTTCTCTGGCTCATCTTCTCCCAACAGCTTCATGTAGTTTGAGACATGGCCACCATAGATGTAGTTCCTGTGGATTTCAGCATCAAGTTGCTTGTTCTCCTTGTGGAACCCAGCAAATCTCTTGTCACTGTGAGGGATATCAAGACCACCATCCAAAGCACCCTACAGATTCAAACAGCGAACCAAAAGGATATTAAAGAATTGCCAGTATAAGCATTTGCTCAAGAAGAATGACAAATAAGAGCactcacaacaaaaaaagagaaacaagttAATACCTTAAGAGCACCGAACACACGGTTTCCTGTTGTGGTCCTGATAAGTCCAACATCAAGAAGAGCACGGAAAGGTCTCCTTGAATCAGTTGGCTCAACGGAAAAGTCTTCTCCAGTGGCCTGATTCATTGTGTGACTTGAGTTTCTAACAAGAGACAATAACAATGCTTCTTATTATCAAGATGAAACCAATCACACAACATACCTCAACGTTTCCCTCATACTCGTCATCCATTTCCAACATCTTTAAAACACGGCGAGCCAAAAGAAGGCCAGTACAGTAAGCTagttcaacaaaaaaaaattacacataAGTAAGCCATAAAGACAGAATCAACCATATTAAATTGGAAAACAATACCAGATGACACATTCAATACCTGCAGCATAGTTTGTAAGACCAACAGTGAGACCATACTGAGGCAGTTCATGTGCGTAAGCAGAAGCTTTAACAATGTCACCAGCAATGCTTGCAGATACAATCTGTGCCACTATGTCTTTGTTGGTAAACCGGACAACAAAACGATACTTAGGAGTATTGTACTTGTTCTTGTCTTGGTTGATAAGACGGATCCTTGCCCTGTAGTCAGTCTTTCCAtctacacaaaaataaaataattttcagaAACAGattgaaacaaagagagaacaaacaaTATCATCAGAATAAAACGAATCAACAATCTAttacctcttcttctcctgaaCTTCACTTGGTACCTCTTGAAGTAAGCATTCGACTTGGTGGACTTCACAAACACCTACCAACAACAAATcatcttattttattagtCTAAGATCCAACAATATAAAGGTTCTTCGATGGTAACAAAGATCTACGGTAAGAACTCCATTGAATACGTATCAGTGACCtctaaaacagaacaaaagcAAAGTCTCAAACTTTTCCTATTTCAATTCTCAAGCAagttataaaaccaaaaacccaTGAAGAAAAACATCTACGAAGGTGGATAGAACCATAGGATCACGAATTCTCGTTACGATATCTAATCAAAAGCAATGCAGGAGATTTCTATATGAAATGAAGATCAAAACCCGATTTTCTTAAGAGAAGATTAAGAAGAAACGATTGAGAAATGAGAAGAGATAGAGATTAAAGCTAGGGTTTACCATTGTTTGATTCCTCTAGCAACGAGAGGCTTTGCTGTGAGATTGTGAGTGAAGAGAAGCAAGAGGCGGAATGACCTAAATGCGACATCTTATAagacaaaaccctagaaaactCCTCGTGGGCTGAAAAATGTTAATGGGCTTTACTAGTTATATTATTAATGGGCCTATGGGCTTTTACATTCACACTCCAACGAAATCCAATTTTCTACTGAAATGGTCTCCTCCTCTCCTCGTTTGTCTATAATCCATAGGAACATTTCTCTTGACCATCTTGATGCAATGTTATTTCTTTGATCTTCTCATCTACGGGTTCTTTTTTGCTTCCTTTGTTTCATATAACCTTAACAGTGACCAACTTCAAATAAACTTTGCTCTATTTTATTGGTTCTGTTTCAATCAATTTGATCTACCTCTGGACCAATATCGAGTGAACTAGCCATAAAGTAGTTGAAACGTAAGGTTGCAACTCTATGAACGTTTCTGGATATGTGGTTAAGACTTTTTATTTGGTGAAGGAGTAAAATGTGTGTTTGGCCAAATGAGTAAATCTCTATTTGGGAAGATAACAATGATTTCAGTATCTCAGCCAATCCAAATGAGTGGATGTTTTGAAACAGTTTGCTATTCGCGGGAGAATTTCACAGCTTCAATCACAGCAGAGAAGTCGAGATCTCCTAGTCCCAAGCTTCTCGCCTTCTTAAAAGCCTGTCGAGAACcgaaacatatattttaagattCAAGCTAAGAAACCAATCTAGAGGAGGGAGAGCCAATATGTTATTGTCTCTGAGtaactaactaactaactGACCTCGTTTGCAGCCGCGGCTACAGGCATGGAAACCGCGTTTTCATCGCCAAGAGCAAGAGCTAGCCTCATGTCTTTCTGCTGATGTTTCAATGGAAATGCTGGTGGGTAACTACTCTTGTTCATTGAAGGTCCTTTCCCCTTGAACATCGGGTTAGTCATTGCTCCCAGATCCTGCCCATAGCAGAAACCGATTCAAACCAACACCATTATTTCAGAGCTTGCAAAAGTTTGATCACCTCACCAGAATATCCAAAAGAGTGTCAGAGCTAAGTCCACTCTTGTCAGCCAATACAAGCCCCTCAGAGAATGCATTCATCATGCTGTATCAGACGAAAAACAATAAGATCATGAAGCCATGTTCCATTCCTACTACTAATGGTAGTAATTGTAAAAGAGACGGGACATTCACCTTCCCATTATCATGTTCACTATTAGCTTCATTTTAGCTCCGTTTCCAACTTGTCCCAAGTAAAACGATCTCTTCCCCAAGACATCAAAAGCTGGGATTGATTCCTCAAAGAGTGCCTTACAAAAAAGGATTAAAACACAAACGGATTATAGCCGCACATCGAGAGCTCCTTCCTACTAAGTCCAACTAAAACAGTTCTTGagatctatcaatcaatccaTAAGTACAGTTTTGAGTTGTACCTTGTCACCAGCAGCAAGGATAATGAGTTGGCCATCTTCAGCTGGCTTTTTGCTACCTGAAACCGGACCTTCTACGAACCGACCACCCTTCCCGGTGATTGCCTACCAATGCGCAACACAGCTCAATCAAACTAATCAACCTTCTTCTAATCTTATCATCAGCATCTAAAGTACAAAAGATTCAACCTCATTGATCTTCAAAGAAGTCTCTGCATCAACAGTCGACATATCGATATAACCTTTTCCTTCACATATCTGCTCCAAAACACCGCCTTTATCGAAAACAACCTAATCAAACAACTACttcatatcattcatcaccaatgctaaaacacacacaaaagaagcaaaaaaggATTTCAAATACCGAAAGAGCAGCACAAGGATCAGAGAGCATAGCAATAGTGTATTTGCATTTCTTGATTACTTCAGCTGGACTCTCACATACTGATGCACCATGCTCCACAAGCTCATCACACTGTCACAATCAtcaaaaattcccaaaattGCATTAAATTACTCAAAAAGTTTCCGACTTTATCAGATCTGAAcaactaaaactaaatcagAAAACCATAATACCAAAACAcaatcaaagacaaaaaaaaaaaaaaaattaccttgGAGAGTGTTCTGTTCCATACAGTGACTTTGAATCCATTCTTCAATAGATTCATTGACATGGCTTTTCCCATGATTCCCAAACCCAGAAACCCTACTTCCATTTTATCTATCTTCTGCGATTATAGTGCTTACTTACTGCTTAGTGATGATGGTCTGAGAATGATAAAGCCGGAGCCTTTTCTAATCAGAGAACCATTATCATCAAATACACTTACTTTGAAAAGGAAGTATTTACAGTTTACTCCCTACAGTTTGATTCTGTTTGCATCTCTAACTGCCAGTTATGAACGAACAGGATTTCGCCACGTGTTTGAAATAAGAGggattttgggttttgattgtttctcGAATATTTTTGGTACGATGAGATATCATATTTCTACTATATACATAAAGttaaataatctaatatagTTCTTCAGCATATTCATGTTCTCTAATGACTAATTATATCATAATCGTAAACTTACAAGTACAATGATGAGGACGGtctcaaattatatatacttctTGTTCAATTTTAGTGTTAacgtagattttttttttaataaaacaacgGTGATTTCTAGATATACAGAGAAGAATAATGAGAAGACAAATTGATCTTAATTTGTAATATAGTACTTATTAGAGACAtgaatattatattattagtttGCATTATTGTATTACCATCATCGCTGAAGAAAGGCATTACTCAACACATCTGTCTAACTGTCTTAGTAATGGACAACTAAACCAACAAACCAACATATAAGTCTGAAATGTGGCCTTCAGATTATTTTTATACTGCGTGGCCTAAAGCAAATGCTTCACCTGCTTTATTGATGGGCAGTGCCTGCTGGAATCAACATATTtttacaaagaaataaaaaattcaaattgatcTCTTCacgaaagagaaagaaaataaataatttgaaaatttgaaaaagaaaataaagcttttagaaaaagaaaaaaaatagtaatagtttttaaaatgctatgaattaaataatataaaagatatGGATAGTATAATTTCATTactttcaagaaaataattgaaacgcagagaaaaaaaaaaaaaaacaagagccCATCGAGAATGGATCAGTAAAAAACCTAAGGCCTATCTCCAGCAAGTGCAACTTACATACATTCTCGAATAAATTCTGATCCGATCAAGAACTCATAATTATTGTAAcagataaaatcaaatttgagaGATCTACTACTAAATCTAACTTAAAGCATTGTACTTTCTTTTATCTCATTCTCCTTTGCTCTGCTTTCTTCTGGTCAACCCCCACGAGATTCCTTCTTATGTGATTGTAAAGAGAAGATTTTTCAGAGATGGGTCTCTTCGAATCGGTGAAATCAATCGATTGGGAACAAGAATCGTTCCCAACTTATcaagatttagggtttttgccTCTCTTTGCAGTGTTCTTCCCTACAATTCGATTTCTACTTGACAGATTCGTCTTCGAGGTAATTTACTTATTCATGggattttagatttgttgtttcttcaatCGCATTTATTGTTGTTTCACCAaccaacccaaaaaaaaaatattactttcgGATTTCTACTTTTTAGTTATGAGTTATGACCCTTGAGAGACCAATCATTAGTCTTGTCTCTCTGTATGATTCTGCTGATGTTTAGATTTTGTCTGAAAATAAATGCAATGTATATGAAGATATTGTTTGGTAGGTGAAAGcttacatatttgtttttattggtgTTTGTAGAAATTGGCAAGTCTTGTGATCTATGGAAGGATGAGTACGAATAAGAGTGACAACATAAAAGACAGGAAGAAAAATAGTCCAAAAGTTCGAAAATTTAAAGAATCAGCTTGGAAGTGTATTTACTATCTATCAGCTGAGCTACTTGCTTTATCTGTCACATATAATGAACCTTGGTTTTCAAATACTCTCTACTTTTGGATTGGTCCTGGAGATCAGATTTGGCCTGATCAACCAATGAAGTAAGTTGTTTCGTTATGGTCATCGATATCTTTTGTGATGGTCATTTGCTAAAATATGATACTGCTATGTGTGCAGGATGAAGTTgaagtttttatatatgtttgctGCTGGATTCTACACGTACTCTATATTCGCGTTGGTGTTTTGGGAAACAAGACGGTCTGATTTCGGAGTTTCCATGGGTCATCATATCACAACGCTTGTTCTCATTGTCCTCTCCTATATCTGCAGGTACGTATATTATACACTTGTGTTGTGGAGGAAAGGATACACtgactcttgttttgtttttggatgtTGATGATATAGATTAACTCGTGCTGGTTCTGTTATTCTTGCACTTCATGATGCGAGCGATGTGTTCCTTGAAATTGGGAAAATGTCTAAATATTGCGGAGCGGAAAGTCTCGCGAGCATTTCGTTTGTTCTTTTCGCGCTGTCTTGGGTCGTTCTACGTCTCATTTACTATCCTTTTTGGATCCTGTGGAGCACGAGGTTTGTTTAATATCCACTTTAGCGTTTGTTCTTGAATGTTTTTTccttgatgtatatatattgtggGGTTTTGATTTGCAGCTATCAAATCATTATGACTGTGGACAAAGAAAAGCATCCTAATGGACCAATCTTGTACTATATGTTCAACACACTTTTGTATTTCTTGCTTGTTCTTCACATATTCTGGTGGGTTTTGATTTACCGGATGCTTGTGAAACAAGTGCAAGATCGAGGCAAGCTTAGCGAAGATGTTAGATCCGGTACGCAATAAAAACTCttattacaatattttgaGACAAAAACACTCTATTAATAATGTTCATGTCTTTTTGCAGATTCTGAAAGCGATGATGAACACGAGGATTAATCGCATGTTGGGAATATTAGTAGTGCACACGCTCTATATCTCATGAATCTGAACCACACGGAGACTAGGAATTTCAACATCAAGTAGGATGCATTGCAGTATTTGAACAGTTGGTTCATCATCTTCCAGAGGATCGTAACCGGATCAAACCGTTTTGAATGAATCGGTTTCTCAATCTgaatttttgagtttattgttttctctaaaGTTTGAGCAAATTCAAGATTTTGATCAAACTGCTCCACgttctattgttttttcttctataatttttaatttacgCTTTTGCAATAACACAATTCCTTGTATCATTATACTAATGTCATCTCAAAATTAGCTCCCTTCAACATCTATGCAACAGACTAACAACTAAATGAATTTTCTTGgggttttttttggttcattgcataatttgataaaatccAATAAAATACTTGGAAAGgataaaagaagaataatttttcataaatgaatgaaaaaaaaatcagcatCTTTAGGCGCACAATAGTATCGCACGATAGCGACGCACAATAGTAGCGCACGATAGCGGCACATAATAGCGACACGCCTATGGGATTTGTTTGAGGTTTTAGCTTTCTCGCTGTCTTGGCCGAGAAGACTGAAACCAAttgcaacaaaaagaaagataaaaaaaaacaaaaaatctcttctttgttcatcatcatcgatcGATTCTACTGCAACAAGGTACGTCTTTTTCACTTCCTTCTCTGaacaaaactctaaattttgttgcttttttttttcctgtgtCGTCTCGCGCTGCGATTCTTATACATCTTGGCTTCAAGTGATACTTTGCTTCCCAACTCTTGAAATGTATAAATTTTGAGACTTTACTGGAGATTTTGAGTTGGGATTGTTTTCATGTTCTTAAAGATTCGAGTTTCGATCTCTATATGATTCAGTAGATTGTAATTTTGAATCGGATGTCTGgaaaagaattgattttataGTCTCTTAGGTTACTTTAAGTAGTACTTTGCATAAGATCTgtgatttgatgattgttaTCTTTTGTTACATTGCTGGTGGAGTATAATAAGATGAGCAAGAACCAACAGAAGTTTGCGTTTGATTTAGGTTATTTAGCAACTAGTCctgttttggtgtgtttctAATCTCACTCACTGGGTCTCTCTTATGTGGAATATAAGATATTTGATCCTACGACTGTTAGTGCTTTCATGCTGGGTTTATAATATGGATACAA from Arabidopsis thaliana chromosome 3, partial sequence includes these protein-coding regions:
- a CDS encoding disease resistance protein (TIR-NBS-LRR class) family protein (disease resistance protein (TIR-NBS-LRR class), putative; FUNCTIONS IN: transmembrane receptor activity, nucleoside-triphosphatase activity, nucleotide binding, ATP binding; INVOLVED IN: signal transduction, defense response, apoptosis, innate immune response; LOCATED IN: intrinsic to membrane; EXPRESSED IN: epidermis; CONTAINS InterPro DOMAIN/s: ATPase, AAA+ type, core (InterPro:IPR003593), NB-ARC (InterPro:IPR002182), Leucine-rich repeat (InterPro:IPR001611), Disease resistance protein (InterPro:IPR000767), Toll-Interleukin receptor (InterPro:IPR000157); BEST Arabidopsis thaliana protein match is: disease resistance protein (TIR-NBS-LRR class) (TAIR:AT1G69550.1); Has 89074 Blast hits to 29960 proteins in 1009 species: Archae - 52; Bacteria - 3819; Metazoa - 7735; Fungi - 613; Plants - 72271; Viruses - 24; Other Eukaryotes - 4560 (source: NCBI BLink).), which gives rise to MGAHMENMRALLRLDLDDVRMIGIWGPPGIGKTTIARFLLSQVSKSFQLSTIMVNIKECYPSPCLDEYSVQLQLQNKMLSKMINQKDIMIPHLGVAQERLKDKKVFLVLDDVDQLGQLDALAKETRWFGPGSRIIITTENLRLLMAHRINHIYKVEFSSTDEAFQIFCMHAFGQKHPYNGFYELSREVTELAGGLPLGLKVMGSSLRGMSKQEWKRTLPRLRTCLDGKIESILMFSYEALSHEDKDLFLCIACFFNYQKIKKVEKHLADRFLDVRQGLYVLAEKSLIHIGTGATEMHTLLVQLGREIAHTQSTNDPRKSLFLVDEREICEALSDETMDSSRRIIGMDFDLSKNGEEVTNISEKGLQRMSNLQFIRFDGRSCARHSSNLTVVRSSDNNCAHPDTVNALQDLNYQFQEIRLLHWINFRRLCLPSTFNPEFLVELNMPSSTCHTLWEGSKALRNLKWMDLSYSISLKELPDLSTATNLEELILKYCVSLVKVPSCVGKLGKLQVLCLHGCTSILELPSFTKNVTGLQSLDLNECSSLVELPSSIGNAINLQNLDLGCLRLLKLPLSIVKFTNLKKFILNGCSSLVELPFMGNATNLQNLDLGNCSSLVELPSSIGNAINLQNLDLSNCSSLVKLPSFIGNATNLEILDLRKCSSLVEIPTSIGHVTNLWRLDLSGCSSLVELPSSVGNISELQVLNLHNCSNLVKLPSSFGHATNLWRLDLSGCSSLVELPSSIGNITNLQELNLCNCSNLVKLPSSIGNLHLLFTLSLARCQKLEALPSNINLKSLERLDLTDCSQFKSFPEISTNIECLYLDGTAVEEVPSSIKSWSRLTVLHMSYFEKLKEFSHVLDIITWLEFGEDIQEVAPWIKEISRLHGLRLYKCRKLLSLPQLPESLSIINAEGCESLETLDCSYNNPLSLLNFAKCFKLNQEARDFIIQIPTSNDAVLPGAEVPAYFTHRATTGASLTIKLNERPISTSMRFKACIVLIKCDNDEAGDDGSSLMVHVDIMDKQNGLSVPYSPGIYTIYPLLTEHLYIFQGEAEEVTSTELMFEFETMSNKWDIGECGIILEVPSS
- the ATL5 gene encoding ribosomal protein L5; the protein is MVFVKSTKSNAYFKRYQVKFRRRRDGKTDYRARIRLINQDKNKYNTPKYRFVVRFTNKDIVAQIVSASIAGDIVKASAYAHELPQYGLTVGLTNYAAAYCTGLLLARRVLKMLEMDDEYEGNVEATGEDFSVEPTDSRRPFRALLDVGLIRTTTGNRVFGALKGALDGGLDIPHSDKRFAGFHKENKQLDAEIHRNYIYGGHVSNYMKLLGEDEPEKLQTHFSAYIKKGVEAESIEELYKKVHAAIRADPNPKKTVKPAPKQHKRYNLKKLTYEERKNKLIERVKALNGAGGDDDDEDDEE
- the ATL5 gene encoding ribosomal protein L5 (ribosomal protein L5 (ATL5); CONTAINS InterPro DOMAIN/s: Ribosomal protein L5, eukaryotic (InterPro:IPR005485), Ribosomal protein L18/L5 (InterPro:IPR005484); BEST Arabidopsis thaliana protein match is: ribosomal protein L5 B (TAIR:AT5G39740.2).) — translated: MLEMDDEYEGNVEATGEDFSVEPTDSRRPFRALLDVGLIRTTTGNRVFGALKGALDGGLDIPHSDKRFAGFHKENKQLDAEIHRNYIYGGHVSNYMKLLGEDEPEKLQTHFSAYIKKGVEAESIEELYKKVHAAIRADPNPKKTVKPAPKQHKRYNLKKLTYEERKNKLIERVKALNGAGGDDDDEDDEE